The DNA segment AGTTAAGGAGCAATGGAGGGGACAAGGCCACGGTGAGGCTTTGTTGAAAGCAGCAATTCAGAAATGCAGTACAAGGAAAGTTTTGCGCATAATGCTTCATGTGGATCCCTTGAGGACTCCTGCAGTGAATCTTTACAAGAAACATGGTTTCCAAGTTGACACTTTGGTTGAAGGGTACTACTCCTCAGATAGAAATGCTTATAGAATGTACTTGGACTTCGATTCAAGTTGAAGGAGAAAATGAATAACATTTGACACATGATCTGTGGTTAATTTAAAGAACAATTTTATAACAGATGAAGGACAAGCATTTTAATAAAGAGGGCTTGtagtttttacttttgttttccaAACAGAAAATGGAAGATATATGTTCTGCAATTGTCTGTACTACTAGACACTAGTACATGCTTTGTCAATGACAGGTAACATTGTGAAAATGTCTAAAGAAACTATAGAAAGATTGATGATTACGAAGGTGGAAatgcttaaaataattttgaacctTCTATTGATAGTTGAAATATTTTGAGTTTACGAAATCATAAGCCAAATATATTTGAGATTCAACATCATTTTGTTTGTATCAGCAAAATTTTCCATATAAAAAACAGAGTGGAAATTTTtcctaagtaaaaataaataaaatttaaagaaatggaAAATTTTCGAAAgttgatttttggagtaaatataaataaaagagaaatgcaAAAAGGTGATAACAAATTCCTTTGTTGCTGCCCAGGATCGAACTGGGGACCTTTAGTGTGTAAGACTAACGTGATAACCACTACACCACAGCAACTATTCCCTCACATTATAAAACaagttttatatttacttaaaataGAATGATGACGTCATTAATAGCCTGAAAAACTGAGCCATAAAATAACCAAAAGAAGAAACTAATAACCTCTTCGAATCCATTGATACGCATTCGAGCCCTAGATTTCAATCTAGGGTTTCTTTGCACGCTAATTCCATCTTCAAATTCTGCCTTCATTCGATTCAGGGGGGAATTaaattgtttctattttttttcgaaTTTACCACAAATTAGAAATCGATAAAGAAAATGGTGAGGGTGTTGAGAAGCTGCATTCAATCGATTTTGAAGCTGGTGAACTCGGTGATTGGGATGGCGGGGCTTGCCATGATTCTGTACTCTGCATGGATGATTAGGGTTTGGCAGAGGAAGATGGGCGAACTTCCCTTTGGTCACGATTCTGATTACCCACCTCCGTGGTaaaattcttacttttttttcttcctttttttttccttgtgatCAGAAACTTTGGACTTCGATTGACCCATGGCAAATAAGATTTGAGcagagaaaaatgttttttgaggatacattttgaaattgttttttgGTTATATGGtgctaattgatttttttttttattaaagtctTGAGTGGAAGATATGTTTTAGGTTGTGAAAGAGAGAATTGTTTATTGGGGGAGTTGTGTTTGGCATTATAAAGCTGTTGAGTTTTGTATTCTGTCCACTTGCTAGCTGTTAATGGAATTAAGAGAACTAGGAAATGAATTATGTATAAGCCGGAGTTTTGGAGCAGTGATGAGGTTCTGGCTTAGGATTTAGATATgttcaaggttttaaattgtggttgcAATTGCGGTTTTGTTATAATCATCGACATTGTGGAAAGTTTATTGCGGTCGCAGAAACTCCAAAAACCTTGATGTTAGATGCGGctgccatttttttaaaacaatgatATGTTCAGTTTGTGAGGTACACTGGTTGGTACTTAAAATTTGTTTGCTTGAGAAATAATTGTGTACAAAGTCCAAACACAGTATTTCCTGCtagtttgattcttctttacATTATTAAGTTTTTTGATCTTTATGTATGGACAGATTGTGAACAAATTGCTTTCTTCTGCATTCAGGTTCATTTACATGTTTCTTGGCCTTGGAGTTGCTTTCTGTGTAATCACTTGTTTAGGTCATGTTGCTGCAGAAACTGCTAATGGCTGTTGCCTATATTTGGTATCCTTTTCTTTAGTCTACCGTTATATTTCAATCTATGATGCACGAATACAGGCACTAGTATCTGATATGTCTCTGATGCAAAGCAAGGATATaacatttctaaaaaattagtttgtatGTATGGCACGATACAACATAGCACATGAAATTTATTGATATCATATCATAacataagaaaattataaagtcATTGTAAGATTACTCTTAACATTTTTATCCATTTTCTTAAAACCTAAATTAGagacttttaattttaagtgtTAAATGCattaatgaaaatatgtttaatttaataaaataaataaggttATATTTAAGGTAGCTATTATTAGCTAACAATTTAAATGATGAAATGATTACTGTTTAATGTATTTATCTTTTGATCCCCCCATGTACTTAATGATTTTGGTacttttaacttaatttaacTTCTGGTAAGTATTGATCAAACACCACTGGTAATTTTCACTGCTGAAACTTTTAATTTTCTGCACtgattctaatttttaattattaatgcatcctaagaaaaaatatttaaataaaataaacaattcaataatatttatgataactataataatttaaataagggAATTTTCACTGTTGAATGTATTCATAAATTTCCTGTGTACTGAATTATTTTTGCACTTTTCACTTAATTTCACTTTTGGTAAATATTAAACAAAcaccaataatattttttagtgataaaacttttaattttgtgtACTGAATTGAGCTTTCAAGTAGCCTAAACAGCAGTAGCATTGTGTTCAATTGCAAAAATTCTCATTATGTGGTCATTAAGTCATTAAGGCGCTGTTGACCTTGACTTCCTACAGTATATGGTATTTGTGGTTTTGCTTATCATGCTGGAAGCTGCAGTAACTGTTGATGTATTTGTAAACCAGGACTGGGAGAAGGTATTGTATATAAAGAACTTTCTCAGTAATGTTTTTGTTAATTCAATACTTCTGTAGTCTCTTCCTGTGCAATAGATGCATTAAACCATTATCTGATCCATTGAAACATCGAAATTGGAATCAGGACTTCCCAAAAGACCCCTCCGGGAGTTTTGATCAGTTCAAGAATTTTATCAGGTCAAATTATGAGATGTGCAAATGGGTAGGCCTGTCACTTGTTTCTGTACAGGTAAATCTCCCTCTTCTCTGTGTGTGACACTAGTATAGTAATTTATGACACACTTACTGTAGAAGCATAATTACCAAATGTAAAAGATTCTTCCAACTTCCTAGATgattacaatttacaatttCTCAACGCATTTAAGTTATTTAGTTCAAGTGAATTTTGTATTCAGGTTTTCAAGATTGTCTAATTAGCTTCTTCCTTTTGTGAATAAAGCATACTAAGAAAACTATGTCTCTAATGATTGGAAAATActgaattttaaaacaatatttattgcTTTCCCTAAACAAGTTTGGGGACCTGTTGTATGTGAGACTAACACGATACACACTACACAGCAGCAACTTTCTTCTTTTGCACACATCTCTTTCACACTGTCAGGATCAggttttatcttttattaaaaatggaaaaagaaaatattggatTTTGTCATTTGTTTCTAACTGCATCCTGTTATGTTTGCCctttatttatagtttatatgCTTTGTTAGTTATTTGTAATTTGGATGCATATTTTATGATTAAGGGATTGATGAAGGTAATACTCCTGTCGTGGATGATCTGAACCTATTATTCTATCTATATAATTACTTAGTTTGTAAAACAACTGGCCACTAGTACAATGTCTACTGTTTTTCTAATACATTTGTTCTTTCAGTAGAGTACCTGGTCAGCTACTGCGTATTTCTTCTTGTGCTTTGTTACATATTTCTTTAGACTACTACTTCTGGTTCTAAAAAGTGAAGATGGAGTTACTTTTTGGAATTTTGGTTAATGAATGATGTATTAATGGATGGCTGCCTGTGCTGTTAAGCAGGGACTCTCTTTATTATTGGCAATGATACTCAAAGCACTAGGGCCACATCAATATTATGACAGTGATGATGAATATGCTCCTGACAGGGTGCCACTCTTGAGAAATGCTCCGCCTCATTATGTTGTTGTTGATCCAGGATATGTGCATGGAATTGATGCATGGAGGAGacaaggtaaaaaaaattggaattctTTAATTGATCATAATTTTCTTATTCGAGTCATCTTGGATTTCCATTGTCATTTATTTTCACTAGTTTGTTTCAAATACCTATTATCATGCATCAGGCTCAGTGTTAAATGGTTTGAAGAGGCAAGTAGGCTTGTAGACTGTACTTTGATGTATACTATAATTTAAGAACTTGAAAATGGTTATGTATTAGATTAAATCTATAGCATTAAAATAGATCGATTTTCTCCATTCCTCTTTTTTGAAACTTGTTTAAAATTAGAACATTAATCTCtgctaatgattttttttgtatgatattgatttaattttagtgTTTACATTATTATGTCAGTGGTCAGATACTTCATGAAATATCTATTGGATTTTATTTAGTCACTATTTATTAGTTAACTTGTGGAATAAAGGCTAGGCTATTGTTTTATTGTACATTAGTCAGCATGTTAAACATTAGGTCTTGCTTgcacttttctatttttaaatggAAGTTTCCTTCTTAATCAGACAAATAGGTAAGGCCATTTTGCTTTGAATTGAACCTTGATGCTTGGAGCCATGGAAGGTGGGCGTGGCAATCATTTTCGATGCCAGTTGACTTAGAAGGGGACCTGTATGCTGGAGATGGATTAGCTATTGGATTAATGGCTATGAGAGAAACAAGTTCTTATCGTGACCCTTGCATCTGTTACACCAATTTCATACAGTTATGAGCAAACGTATACGttgtatcatatatttttatatttcttttttgggtGAATGTACGAACGTATGTATCATATTGATTCATGTCtgtatatcataaataaaatgcaGAATCTCTTGATGAATGATCCCCCTGTATCTTCTGTTAAAAGTATCACAGAAGTTGGATCAATAGATAGATAAGAACAAATTTTCCTTTGTTTATCCTGATTACTGATCATTCATCCAGTTGATACAAAATGGAATTTTGGTGCCCGGTGCATTTACACAAAAACATGACTgtcctttgttttttctttctatatttttttattgtgcctttttgcttttttttttttacttgagattTGGATGATAAACTTCATTTCATCACTGGATCAAATGGAGATGAAATGATTTCTTACAGGTATCTTGCgtgttttaaaaaagaaacagaaaaatcttcgttttaaattttcattagaCAGAgacacttgttttttttttctttgtaattagtGTAATTTCAGTCAGATTTTTGTAGTACTGTGTAAATTATATCTGCAACGGGATCCATCATCCATGTACACGTTTCAAGGCCTTGGCACTGGCAGTTTCGTTGTGTAATTATTTGCTGCTGAAGCTGCTGCCTGCAAATGGTTttcatatttatcatttaaatttagtcgatttttatatttttaaagggAGTTAAAAtagttgttttaaaataatgtgaaaCTTGTATTAGATTTACTAAGATATCAGACATTATGGAACTCAAttgatatttgaaaaaaaaaactataacacAATGACATTTGTCTAAAaaatgattcttttaacaatccagaaataatcttatatttgatttttaaaatattttgatggcTTATTGAACTTACTTTTTAagcaatttttattatatttatcatcttttttggttaaaaaattaatggattattataatttttatttacatgaATTTAATGGAACAAGTTTTGTcacaaatcaattaaaaataatttaaaattgtgtccaaaaagaaaaaaattatcatgtttcaaaaagatcattttttattcacttaaaaaacataagggacaaaattagatttttaaaaatataaaaaacctaaaaaaatttaatcacaaatataaaaaactaaaattgtattttaattaaatatttttacaccaccaattaaactaaactattttaaactattaattaaacaagttACCTTACTACAttaaattgtgttatttttaagaaataaataattattttttaaa comes from the Glycine soja cultivar W05 chromosome 6, ASM419377v2, whole genome shotgun sequence genome and includes:
- the LOC114417215 gene encoding tetraspanin-19-like translates to MVRVLRSCIQSILKLVNSVIGMAGLAMILYSAWMIRVWQRKMGELPFGHDSDYPPPWFIYMFLGLGVAFCVITCLGHVAAETANGCCLYLYMVFVVLLIMLEAAVTVDVFVNQDWEKDFPKDPSGSFDQFKNFIRSNYEMCKWVGLSLVSVQGLSLLLAMILKALGPHQYYDSDDEYAPDRVPLLRNAPPHYVVVDPGYVHGIDAWRRQDK